The DNA window TCAGGTAGGCGTCGAACTTGTCCCGGTACAGCACCCACGTCGCGACCCAGCCGACTAGTGCGCCGATGATGAACGGCCATGCAGTGGTGGCGAGTCCGGCGACGGCGTTTGCCTCGTCATGGCTTCGGCGGCCGATGGCGCAGAAGATCACGACGAACAGTAGATCGATGACGGCGGCGATGACGGGTCTGCGGCTGCTCACCGGCCCTACTCTAGTTCCCGGACGATATGAATGTGCCGCCGCGTCAATCGAACTGACGCGGCGGCACATTCACGTGGGAAGGCTGATCAGGAAGCGAATCCGGCTTCGATCTCGAGCGTCAAGGCGATCTTGTCACCGACGACTGCGCCGCCGCCTTCGAGGGGCATGTCGATGCTGATGCCGAAGTCGCGACGGTTGATCGTGGTGCTGGCCTCGAACCCTGCAACCGGGCCTGCACCCATGCCTGGGTTCACGCCGTTGAACTCGAGCTTCAGGTCGATGGACTTGGTGACGCCGTGGAGGGTGAAGTCACCGGTCACAACGAAGTCGCTTCCGTCGGCCTTGACCGAGGTGGAGGTGAACGTTGCGGTCGGGAACTTCTCGACCTCGAAGAAGTCTGCAGTCTTGAGGTGGCCGTCGCGCTGCTCGTTGTCGGTGGTGATGGAGGTGACGTCGATTTCGGCGTTGACCGACGGGGTGCCGTCCTCGGCGACCGTGATGGTGCCGGTGAATGCCTGGAAGCGTCCGCGGACCTTGCTGACCATGAGGTGGCGCACGGAGAAACCGACGGTCGAGTGAGAAGGGTCGATGTTCCAGGTTCCTGCGGAGAGTTCGGGCAATGCGATAGCGGTGGTCATGGCAACTCCTGATTGGTTGAAGGTTCAATCTGTATTGTACATAAACGGACCGAGGTCCGCATCTATTCCGTGTCGTCGGTATAGTTCGGCCGGTATAGTTATTCGACTGTTTCGGAGGCGTCGCATGATCGAGATTCTGAATTCCGCCCAGCTTGCCCAGGCGAAGGAGTCAGGAGCTCTCGTCGGCGGCATCCTCCAGTCGATGAAGGAGCGGACGGAAGTCGGCACCAATCTGCTCGACATCGACCGGTGGACCAAGGAAATGATCGTCGCGGCTGGAGCGACATCCTGCTACGTCGACTACGCGCCGTCGTTCGGGCGTGGTCCCTTCGGGCACTACATCTGCACCGGTGTCAACGACGCCGTGCTCCACGGGCTACCGCGCGACTACGAGCTCGCCGACGGGGACCTGCTGTCGCTCGACCTCGCCGTTGTCCTCGGAGGTGTCGCTGCGGACTCCGCGATCTCCTTCATCGTCGGCGAGAACAAGCCGGCGGAGAGCGTCGCACTCATCGACGCGACCGAACGTGCCTTGGCGGCGGGAATAGCGGCCGCCGGACCTGGGGCTCGCATGGGCGACATCTCCCATGCCATCGGCTCCGTCCTGAGCGCGGCGGGTTATCCGATCAACACCGAGTTCGGCGGCCACGGTATCGGGTCGACGATGCACCAGGACCCGCATGTATCGAACACCGGCCGGGCGGGCCGCGGATACACACTGCGTCCCGGCCTGATGCTCGCCCTGGAACCGTGGGTGATGGCCGACACCGCCGAACTCGTCACCGACGACGACGGCTGGACCCTCCGAAGCTCTACGGGCTGCCGGACCGCGCACAGCGAGCACACCGTCGCCATCACCGATCACGGGGCCGAGATCATGACTCTGGCTAAGTAGCCGGTCCCGGTTATGGGACCGAACGACTGATTCGGTCTCCGGCTGGGAGCGAACGACTCATTGGGTCACTCAGAGTGACCGAACGACTGATTCGGTCTCCGGCTGGGAGCGAACGACTCATTCGGTCACTCCAAGGGTGTGCACACACCGAAGCACCGACCGCTGATCACGCCGGCTCGGGATCCGTCTTGTCGATTCCCGGATTCTGCGGCTCGCGGTGAGTGCTGCCGTCCCCGCCGAACTCGGCGTCCGTACGAGCGTTCTTCGCCTCACGCTGCAGCTCTTTCGTTTCGCGCTGCTCGAAGGCTATGTCGTATTCGAGGTCCTCATGCCGGTGGTTTCTGAACAGGACGAGGAAGACGATCCAGCCGACGATTGCGACGAGGATGAAGCTGACGGCCCGGTAGACGAATGCGGCTGCGACGGCCTGGGATGCACTGATCGACGCTGCGCTGGTGAGGAGTGCAATGAGAGTGGCGTCGACGACCACGAGTCCGCCCGGCGCCAGGGGGACCGAACCGACGGCTTTGGCTGCGGCGAAGGCGAACAACAGGCCGGACAACCGTGGTTCGGCACCGACGGCGAGACACG is part of the Rhodococcus sovatensis genome and encodes:
- a CDS encoding YceI family protein; translation: MTTAIALPELSAGTWNIDPSHSTVGFSVRHLMVSKVRGRFQAFTGTITVAEDGTPSVNAEIDVTSITTDNEQRDGHLKTADFFEVEKFPTATFTSTSVKADGSDFVVTGDFTLHGVTKSIDLKLEFNGVNPGMGAGPVAGFEASTTINRRDFGISIDMPLEGGGAVVGDKIALTLEIEAGFAS
- the map gene encoding type I methionyl aminopeptidase; this encodes MIEILNSAQLAQAKESGALVGGILQSMKERTEVGTNLLDIDRWTKEMIVAAGATSCYVDYAPSFGRGPFGHYICTGVNDAVLHGLPRDYELADGDLLSLDLAVVLGGVAADSAISFIVGENKPAESVALIDATERALAAGIAAAGPGARMGDISHAIGSVLSAAGYPINTEFGGHGIGSTMHQDPHVSNTGRAGRGYTLRPGLMLALEPWVMADTAELVTDDDGWTLRSSTGCRTAHSEHTVAITDHGAEIMTLAK
- a CDS encoding DUF3054 domain-containing protein, with the protein product MSSRRPVIAAVIDLLFVVIFCAIGRRSHDEANAVAGLATTAWPFIIGALVGWVATWVLYRDKFDAYLIIPTGVLVWVCTVVAGMLLRVVSGQGTAVSFIIVASTVLAVFLLGWRGLAKLLPAPKN